Proteins from a genomic interval of Acetobacterium woodii DSM 1030:
- a CDS encoding Rqc2 family fibronectin-binding protein, translating to MAYDGVTLYHLIKEFKPLLIGGRIRKIYQPESDEIRLLVNLGNQKHHVLLSANASNPRAYVTAKIKENPSSPPSFCMVLRKYILNGTIVDIAQHETDRVMEISISSKNEFNETVVRKLLVEIMGRNSNVILVDESMKILDSMKKVGSTSSRYRQILPGRNYVYPPENGRLSFLDLDIENFMTLLSGHAELSVEKFFMQIFLGISPNISKEIAFRSGIDPQTNLADLNKKQKQFLFESFSQLTTTIKEKFEPGILYLGRKMVDYSTVDLHYLRHDHRFERYSSISVMLEDYYFKRDKALRFKTKAANLRHQLDTLVKKNIKKLENLNHDVETSHKSEKFKLYGDLITANIYNLKKGQEIATLVNYFDPELQTIEVPLKVNRTPAQNAQHYYKKYNKSKIALKHLAGYIIETEEKVYYLESLINSLNHSTELTELDEIRHEFLHSEFNHKTISKEDKKKQAPSKPLHYISSEGFHIFVGKNNYQNDFISTKMGTNEDCWLHVKDAPGSHVLIVAGGRFITEKTLLEAGNLAAWYSKSRGSGNVPVDYLEFKYLKKPSKAKPGMVIFTNQNTMYVTPTQDAVETMKVVVETA from the coding sequence ATGGCTTATGATGGTGTTACCCTATATCATTTAATAAAAGAATTTAAACCGCTCTTAATCGGCGGACGGATACGTAAAATTTATCAACCTGAAAGCGATGAAATCAGACTTTTAGTTAACCTGGGGAATCAAAAACATCATGTTTTGTTATCCGCTAATGCAAGCAACCCCAGAGCTTATGTGACTGCTAAAATAAAAGAGAATCCTAGTTCCCCCCCCAGTTTTTGCATGGTTTTAAGAAAATATATCTTAAATGGAACGATAGTTGATATTGCCCAACACGAAACCGATCGCGTCATGGAAATATCTATTTCGTCCAAAAACGAATTTAACGAAACCGTTGTCCGAAAACTTCTGGTCGAAATCATGGGTCGTAACAGTAATGTTATTCTCGTTGATGAATCCATGAAAATCCTCGATTCGATGAAAAAAGTCGGCTCAACTTCCAGTCGGTACCGTCAAATTCTACCTGGCCGGAATTATGTCTATCCGCCCGAAAACGGACGACTGAGTTTTTTAGATCTTGATATCGAGAATTTTATGACGCTGCTATCGGGCCACGCTGAATTAAGTGTTGAAAAATTTTTCATGCAGATCTTTTTAGGAATTAGTCCTAACATCAGTAAGGAAATCGCCTTCCGTAGTGGTATCGACCCCCAGACCAACCTCGCTGATCTCAACAAGAAGCAAAAACAATTTCTATTTGAAAGTTTTTCCCAGCTGACCACCACCATTAAGGAAAAATTCGAACCGGGGATTCTCTATCTGGGTCGAAAGATGGTCGATTATTCAACCGTCGATCTGCATTATTTACGACATGATCATCGTTTTGAACGTTACTCGTCGATTTCGGTCATGTTAGAAGACTACTATTTCAAGCGTGATAAAGCACTTCGCTTTAAGACTAAAGCTGCTAATCTTCGCCACCAGCTTGATACCCTGGTTAAAAAGAATATCAAAAAACTGGAAAACCTGAATCATGATGTAGAAACATCCCATAAAAGCGAAAAATTCAAACTCTATGGCGATCTGATTACAGCCAATATCTACAATCTCAAAAAAGGCCAGGAAATAGCGACGTTGGTTAACTATTTTGATCCTGAACTTCAAACCATCGAAGTCCCTTTAAAAGTAAATCGAACGCCAGCTCAAAACGCTCAACACTATTATAAAAAATACAATAAAAGTAAAATCGCCTTAAAACATTTAGCTGGTTATATTATTGAAACCGAAGAAAAAGTATACTACCTGGAAAGTTTGATCAATAGCTTAAACCATTCGACCGAACTAACCGAATTAGATGAAATTCGGCATGAATTTTTGCACTCAGAATTTAATCATAAAACAATTTCAAAAGAAGACAAAAAAAAGCAGGCACCTTCCAAACCGTTACATTATATTTCTTCCGAAGGTTTTCACATTTTTGTCGGCAAAAACAATTACCAAAATGATTTTATTTCGACTAAGATGGGCACCAATGAAGACTGTTGGCTTCATGTCAAAGACGCTCCCGGCTCACATGTTTTGATCGTTGCCGGCGGCCGTTTTATCACTGAAAAAACGCTTCTTGAAGCCGGTAACCTGGCCGCTTGGTATAGTAAGTCGAGAGGCTCGGGAAATGTCCCGGTTGACTATCTTGAGTTTAAATATTTAAAAAAACCAAGCAAAGCAAAACCCGGTATGGTTATCTTCACGAATCAAAACACCATGTATGTAACCCCCACGCAAGATGCTGTCGAAACTATGAAGGTCGTTGTTGAAACAGCTTAA
- the def gene encoding peptide deformylase, translating to MAIRQIRIDDDPILRKKSRLIDEINERVVTLSEDMIETMKQAEGVGLAAPQVGVLKRLFVVDVGDGPMVFINPTILSTEGEAEDEEACLSLPEQSGVVKRPESLVVEATGLDGRVFQLFCSDLLARAVCHETDHLDGILFIDRVEK from the coding sequence ATGGCAATTAGACAAATAAGAATTGATGATGATCCGATTCTTAGAAAGAAATCCCGGTTGATCGACGAAATAAATGAACGCGTTGTAACCTTGAGTGAAGATATGATTGAAACGATGAAACAAGCAGAAGGCGTTGGCTTAGCAGCCCCTCAGGTAGGGGTTTTAAAACGCTTATTTGTGGTTGATGTCGGTGATGGACCGATGGTATTTATCAATCCAACCATTCTTTCCACTGAAGGAGAAGCCGAAGATGAGGAAGCGTGTTTAAGTCTTCCAGAGCAATCAGGAGTGGTGAAGCGGCCAGAATCGCTGGTGGTTGAAGCGACTGGTTTGGATGGTAGAGTTTTTCAGCTGTTTTGTTCGGACTTATTAGCAAGAGCTGTTTGTCATGAAACAGATCATCTTGATGGGATTCTCTTTATTGATCGTGTTGAAAAATGA
- the gmk gene encoding guanylate kinase has product MSDCPVVNHELKESSELFFEREKGILIVISGPSCAGKGSVCKIICRKNPDLRLSISETTRQPRNNEKHGREYFYISKECFEKRIEQGQYLEYATVYENYYGTPKDYVENLLESGFDVILEIDIQGAAKVRTNYKEGIYIFIVPPSMQELKRRIEERGTESKEQMEMRLNCAYEEMKNADDYSYIVINDELEDAAQRVQSIITAEKCRTERLKNKIEDILGR; this is encoded by the coding sequence ATGAGCGATTGTCCAGTAGTAAACCACGAATTAAAAGAGTCGTCAGAGCTCTTTTTTGAGCGCGAAAAAGGTATTCTTATTGTTATATCGGGACCGTCTTGTGCGGGCAAGGGTAGTGTGTGTAAAATCATTTGTCGTAAAAATCCGGATCTTCGGTTGTCAATTTCAGAAACAACACGACAGCCAAGAAACAATGAGAAACACGGGCGAGAGTATTTTTATATTTCTAAAGAATGTTTTGAAAAGCGAATTGAGCAAGGACAATACCTGGAATATGCTACCGTTTACGAAAATTATTATGGAACACCTAAAGATTACGTGGAAAATTTATTGGAATCAGGTTTTGATGTGATATTAGAAATAGATATTCAAGGAGCTGCAAAAGTTCGGACGAACTATAAAGAGGGTATTTATATTTTTATCGTGCCACCTTCGATGCAGGAGCTCAAACGACGAATCGAAGAACGGGGTACTGAAAGTAAAGAACAAATGGAAATGCGCTTGAATTGCGCCTATGAGGAAATGAAGAATGCGGATGATTACAGTTATATTGTCATTAATGACGAACTTGAAGATGCCGCGCAACGCGTGCAAAGTATCATCACCGCTGAAAAATGTCGAACTGAAAGATTGAAAAATAAAATCGAAGATATACTTGGGAGGTAA
- a CDS encoding RluA family pseudouridine synthase yields the protein MNKQYEYIVPAEIDERLDHFCCTLPGDYSREYIKKLIGAGDVLVNGQKKKVSLRLKGGETISLMIPDPIECHMQAEDIPLDIVFEDEDVIVVNKPQGMVVHPAPGNLSGTLVNGLIFHTKNLSNINGVLRPGIIHRIDKDTSGLLMVAKNDQAHRILSEQLKEHTILRRYYGLVKGTVKPNRGTVDMPIGRHEQLRIKMAVVEKNSKPAITHFEVVKRYAQYTLLRFQLETGRTHQIRVHLEKIGHPLAGDPLYGKGDKNNPFKTSGQCLHAHTLGFIHPRTGENLVFRAPLPKDFQTILKNLK from the coding sequence ATGAATAAACAGTATGAATATATCGTACCAGCGGAAATAGATGAACGATTGGATCATTTTTGTTGTACTTTGCCAGGTGATTATTCACGAGAATATATTAAAAAATTAATTGGCGCCGGTGATGTATTAGTTAATGGGCAAAAAAAGAAAGTAAGTTTACGACTAAAAGGTGGCGAAACGATAAGTTTGATGATTCCTGATCCGATCGAATGCCATATGCAGGCGGAGGATATCCCACTGGATATCGTTTTTGAAGACGAGGATGTGATTGTGGTCAATAAACCTCAGGGTATGGTAGTTCACCCGGCTCCGGGGAATTTAAGCGGCACACTCGTAAATGGACTGATCTTTCATACAAAAAACTTATCAAACATAAATGGTGTCTTGCGACCTGGAATCATTCATCGTATTGACAAGGATACGTCAGGGTTATTGATGGTGGCGAAAAATGATCAGGCCCACCGAATTTTGTCGGAACAACTCAAAGAACATACTATCCTCAGACGTTATTATGGTTTAGTCAAGGGAACGGTTAAACCGAATCGGGGCACAGTCGATATGCCCATTGGGAGGCACGAGCAGTTACGAATAAAAATGGCAGTCGTCGAAAAAAACTCTAAACCGGCAATTACGCATTTTGAAGTGGTCAAACGTTACGCGCAGTATACACTCCTGCGTTTTCAGTTGGAAACGGGACGAACACACCAGATTCGAGTTCATCTGGAAAAAATTGGCCATCCTCTTGCGGGAGATCCGCTGTATGGAAAAGGAGACAAAAATAACCCTTTTAAAACATCGGGGCAATGTCTCCATGCCCATACATTGGGCTTTATCCACCCAAGAACTGGCGAAAATCTTGTTTTTAGAGCACCATTGCCAAAAGATTTTCAGACCATCTTAAAAAATCTAAAATAG
- a CDS encoding cell division protein SepF, giving the protein MAAEKFKDKIIKVFGMEVDNEDGYDEIYEEDVYDDDVEDTKSAFSAPKAKKPTTSRRSDVSFEDGPEVLVLEPEVFKDAPSICNKIRSNKTVVLNLKNTDYENGRKIFDFLSGALFALDGSINKIADNVFILAPKAVAVLTNPLQDDLDFNAPILEWDEDME; this is encoded by the coding sequence ATGGCAGCAGAAAAATTTAAAGATAAAATTATTAAGGTTTTTGGCATGGAAGTGGATAATGAGGATGGCTACGACGAGATTTATGAAGAAGATGTTTATGATGATGACGTTGAAGACACAAAAAGTGCTTTTAGTGCTCCAAAAGCTAAGAAGCCAACAACTTCACGACGTAGTGATGTTTCCTTTGAAGATGGTCCGGAAGTTTTAGTGCTGGAACCTGAAGTTTTTAAAGATGCTCCCAGTATTTGTAATAAAATTCGCTCCAATAAAACAGTCGTATTAAATTTAAAAAATACTGATTATGAAAATGGCCGGAAAATTTTTGATTTTTTAAGTGGTGCTCTTTTTGCACTCGATGGATCAATTAATAAGATTGCTGATAATGTGTTTATTTTAGCTCCCAAAGCGGTAGCCGTATTAACCAATCCGCTCCAGGACGACTTAGATTTTAATGCGCCAATTTTAGAGTGGGATGAGGATATGGAATAG
- a CDS encoding YggT family protein codes for MIQGILLQAGNLLFEFVTLLIFINIIFSWVRPDPNNIIVKTIYGLTEPILSPLRRFTVIGPLDLSAFAAILLMQMVIFPLYRMLIVLIF; via the coding sequence ATGATCCAGGGAATTCTTCTTCAGGCTGGTAATTTGCTATTTGAATTTGTTACGCTATTAATTTTTATCAATATTATTTTCAGCTGGGTTAGACCAGATCCAAATAATATCATTGTTAAGACTATTTATGGTTTAACTGAACCAATTTTATCACCATTACGTCGTTTTACAGTTATAGGTCCATTGGATTTATCAGCTTTTGCTGCAATCTTGTTAATGCAAATGGTTATATTTCCGCTTTATCGAATGCTAATCGTTCTTATATTTTAA
- a CDS encoding YicC/YloC family endoribonuclease, producing MKSMTGFGRKDYRDEEIDCSIEIKTINHRFRDFFVKIPKTLNPIEEKIRNTVSQNIARGRIEIFIKYTELGTKNRRIVFNRDLAKNYISVLNEIRRLDSMIGDDLSLSLISKFPEVIMIEEDIDDYESVWAKIEPLLLKTIREVEASREREGNALKQDVINRCGCIRENVRLIKEKSPEMLERYREELRAKISSYVESVEIDEKRLLTEIALMTDKLNIDEELTRLQSHLNRLESMTEETEPVGRKLDFLIQEVNREINTIGSKANDLEIANLVVDAKSEIEKIREQIQNIE from the coding sequence ATGAAAAGTATGACAGGTTTCGGGCGAAAAGATTATCGTGATGAGGAAATTGATTGTTCAATTGAGATTAAAACAATTAATCATCGGTTCAGAGATTTTTTTGTTAAAATTCCAAAAACGCTTAATCCAATCGAAGAAAAAATAAGAAATACGGTCTCGCAAAACATTGCCAGAGGCCGGATTGAGATTTTTATAAAGTATACTGAATTAGGGACCAAAAATCGTCGGATCGTTTTTAATCGGGATTTGGCCAAAAACTATATTTCGGTATTAAACGAAATTCGTCGACTCGATTCGATGATTGGAGATGATCTGAGCTTATCCCTGATTTCTAAATTTCCCGAAGTCATTATGATTGAAGAGGATATTGATGATTACGAAAGTGTTTGGGCAAAAATTGAACCGCTGTTGTTAAAAACAATTCGTGAAGTAGAAGCCAGTCGCGAACGTGAAGGAAATGCCTTAAAACAAGATGTGATTAATCGTTGTGGTTGTATTCGCGAAAATGTTCGCTTGATTAAAGAAAAAAGTCCGGAGATGCTGGAACGATATCGGGAGGAGCTACGAGCTAAAATATCATCTTATGTAGAATCCGTGGAAATTGACGAAAAACGGCTATTAACTGAGATTGCCCTGATGACTGATAAACTGAATATTGATGAAGAGTTAACGCGATTGCAAAGCCATTTGAATCGCTTAGAAAGTATGACCGAAGAAACCGAGCCAGTGGGACGGAAGCTTGACTTTTTGATTCAAGAAGTAAATCGAGAGATCAATACCATTGGATCAAAAGCAAATGATTTAGAAATTGCAAATCTTGTCGTTGATGCAAAAAGTGAGATTGAAAAAATTAGAGAACAAATACAAAATATTGAGTAG
- the priA gene encoding replication restart helicase PriA, with the protein MKIAEVFLNQKNKRIDHSYDYEIPKELEAVIKVGMRTVVTFGIGNRQVEGFVVLIKETTTFSGKIKKIIENIDIAPVLNKEQIELCLWMKTAYCSLFYEALSYFTSSVKIKLEICYTKKGGNFALDLRETWFIEHYFTTENEVVLLKKIKPEDQTILAELVNKKVISLEKKWVPTVGRSSKAVTPDLIYSLTEEGRKALIKKDKSIGKNQRMMMDCLLHKDMTTADLKMISKQFEKSLKPLIEKNYIQKNSALKIDQKAELPIKEILPQAVVLNAKEEKYYHDYTKLIQNKIAVFFHVFDGVSKYKIFFKAIAEQLKVGNSTVVIFPEINMTFQRMEVFYKYFGDRVGIFHSRLTAKQKADLFYKVQDGELQVVIGVRSAIFLPFKKLGLIIIDDEHDTSHVSISTPKFHISDVAKKASKIMGAALIIADDSPRITTWYQIEKKELNKLQIGENKGLQKKIQIVDMQKEMHRGNMGLLSQRLLTEMRTAFDQKRLSVLFVNNTGYANSVFCRNCGHLEKCPNCGIAMKYFNHDRSLHCRYCGYKTPVPQQCPVCKSDKIRLMGFGIDQLLEYLKKIFPDKRIITVQGNMNRTEINKINKDLTRSEIDILIGTQVIIKHFNLTNVGVAAAVLIDRDLNQGNYYASETVYQTYRRFFEKAMDDQTIGLIQTHEPENETIYSIINDSFQEFYRDEIQYRKLMNYPPVITMISFGIFQKNEKAAENDAFHLYVELKKELKASEVSYAIFKPVRMGVSAGGNITYQVILKLSEQSVFQNLMPKIIKLGIIEKLKSKVSIEIN; encoded by the coding sequence GTGAAAATTGCCGAAGTTTTTTTAAATCAGAAAAACAAGCGTATTGACCATAGCTACGATTATGAAATTCCCAAAGAATTGGAAGCGGTAATAAAAGTTGGAATGCGGACGGTGGTAACATTTGGTATCGGAAATCGCCAGGTTGAGGGTTTTGTGGTGTTAATTAAAGAAACAACCACATTTTCTGGGAAAATAAAAAAAATTATCGAGAATATTGATATAGCGCCAGTATTAAATAAAGAACAAATAGAATTGTGTCTTTGGATGAAGACCGCCTATTGTTCTTTATTTTATGAAGCTTTATCTTATTTTACCAGCTCAGTAAAGATAAAATTGGAAATTTGTTATACTAAAAAGGGCGGCAACTTTGCTTTGGATCTAAGGGAAACCTGGTTTATTGAGCATTATTTTACCACAGAAAATGAAGTGGTGTTGTTAAAAAAAATCAAACCTGAAGATCAAACCATTTTAGCAGAACTTGTTAATAAAAAAGTTATTAGCTTAGAAAAAAAGTGGGTACCAACAGTTGGTAGAAGCAGTAAAGCGGTTACCCCTGATTTAATATATTCGTTAACTGAAGAGGGTCGAAAAGCATTAATAAAAAAAGATAAATCAATTGGGAAAAATCAGCGTATGATGATGGACTGTCTGTTACATAAAGATATGACAACTGCGGATCTTAAAATGATTTCGAAACAATTTGAAAAAAGTTTAAAGCCCCTGATTGAAAAAAACTATATACAAAAAAACAGCGCCTTAAAAATTGATCAAAAAGCTGAATTACCAATAAAAGAAATACTCCCACAAGCTGTTGTTTTAAACGCTAAAGAAGAAAAATACTATCATGACTATACAAAATTGATCCAAAATAAAATTGCAGTGTTTTTTCATGTTTTTGATGGGGTTAGTAAATATAAAATATTTTTTAAAGCGATTGCGGAGCAATTAAAAGTGGGTAACTCGACGGTTGTTATTTTTCCAGAGATCAATATGACCTTTCAGAGAATGGAAGTGTTTTATAAGTATTTTGGTGATCGGGTGGGAATTTTTCATAGTCGTTTAACCGCAAAACAAAAAGCTGACCTTTTTTATAAGGTTCAGGATGGTGAATTACAGGTGGTGATTGGGGTAAGATCGGCGATCTTTTTACCATTTAAAAAGCTCGGCTTAATCATTATTGATGATGAACATGATACATCCCACGTGAGCATTTCAACACCGAAATTCCATATCTCTGATGTTGCCAAAAAAGCGAGTAAAATTATGGGAGCGGCTTTAATCATTGCCGATGATTCACCGCGGATAACAACTTGGTATCAAATCGAAAAAAAAGAATTAAACAAACTGCAAATTGGTGAAAATAAAGGCTTACAAAAAAAAATCCAAATAGTTGATATGCAAAAGGAAATGCATCGCGGCAACATGGGATTGTTGAGCCAGCGATTGTTAACAGAAATGCGTACAGCATTTGACCAAAAGCGCTTAAGTGTGTTGTTTGTTAATAATACCGGTTATGCAAACAGTGTCTTTTGTCGAAATTGTGGACATCTTGAAAAGTGTCCGAATTGTGGAATTGCGATGAAATATTTTAATCATGACCGGTCGCTTCATTGCCGTTATTGTGGTTATAAAACCCCGGTTCCGCAGCAGTGTCCGGTTTGTAAAAGTGATAAAATCAGACTGATGGGTTTTGGGATTGACCAATTACTGGAGTATTTAAAGAAAATTTTTCCTGACAAACGGATAATCACCGTTCAGGGAAATATGAATCGAACCGAAATAAATAAGATTAATAAGGACTTGACGCGGTCAGAAATTGATATTTTAATTGGAACACAGGTTATTATTAAACATTTTAATTTAACGAATGTTGGTGTAGCGGCGGCGGTGCTGATTGATCGCGATCTCAATCAGGGAAATTATTACGCATCGGAAACCGTTTATCAAACATATCGGCGTTTTTTTGAAAAAGCGATGGACGACCAGACAATTGGGCTGATTCAAACCCATGAACCGGAGAATGAGACAATTTATTCAATTATAAATGATAGCTTCCAGGAGTTTTATCGCGACGAAATTCAATATCGGAAGTTAATGAATTATCCGCCCGTTATTACTATGATCAGTTTTGGAATTTTCCAGAAAAACGAAAAAGCGGCTGAAAATGACGCTTTTCATTTATACGTTGAGTTAAAAAAAGAGCTGAAAGCGTCAGAGGTATCATATGCGATATTTAAACCCGTTCGAATGGGGGTTTCAGCAGGTGGAAACATCACCTATCAAGTCATTTTAAAATTATCGGAACAAAGTGTATTTCAAAACTTGATGCCTAAAATTATAAAACTGGGAATTATTGAAAAGTTAAAATCAAAGGTCTCAATCGAAATAAATTGA
- a CDS encoding YlmH/Sll1252 family protein: protein MTDKKDRYLLSRITAACQRNYEPQFFDFYDEMLQKKIVDTINNSGVPYLFFGGYSDAERKMLCIYPEYLLEAELDWPIFAIEFDKTFPLDHRNVLGELMHLGITRESVGDINIGDKTVQILVHQRLHDYLWTNFNQVKGREINVRLKEYAQISGFQKEFKRLSVIVASNRLDGIINKIWGFSRQNSLVYIKQGKVRVNYTEIGKNDFRLQPGDIISLRGKGKARIVSMNERTKKGNIRLEVDQYR, encoded by the coding sequence ATGACAGATAAAAAAGATCGCTATTTATTATCACGGATAACAGCTGCTTGTCAGCGGAATTATGAACCTCAGTTTTTTGATTTTTATGATGAAATGTTACAAAAAAAAATAGTGGACACCATTAATAATAGTGGTGTCCCTTATCTATTTTTTGGAGGGTACTCAGATGCGGAACGAAAAATGTTATGTATTTATCCGGAATATCTTTTAGAAGCAGAACTTGACTGGCCAATCTTTGCTATCGAATTTGATAAAACGTTTCCGCTTGATCATCGCAACGTCCTGGGGGAGCTGATGCATTTGGGAATCACAAGAGAAAGTGTTGGGGATATCAACATTGGCGATAAAACGGTTCAGATTTTAGTCCATCAACGGTTACATGACTATTTATGGACCAATTTTAATCAGGTTAAAGGGCGCGAAATAAATGTTCGGCTTAAAGAATATGCGCAGATCAGTGGCTTTCAAAAAGAATTTAAACGCTTGTCGGTTATCGTGGCCTCTAATCGATTAGATGGAATTATTAATAAAATATGGGGCTTTTCGCGACAAAACAGTTTAGTGTATATTAAGCAGGGGAAAGTTCGGGTGAATTATACAGAAATTGGAAAAAACGACTTCAGATTACAACCGGGCGATATTATTTCATTGAGAGGTAAGGGAAAAGCACGAATTGTTAGCATGAACGAACGGACTAAAAAAGGAAATATCCGTTTGGAAGTTGATCAATATAGATAA